A region from the Ichthyobacterium seriolicida genome encodes:
- a CDS encoding Nif3-like dinuclear metal center hexameric protein, with translation MKIKHIAEKIEQELAPIDYSEDFDNVGLLVGDENKEIDNVLVTLDTTEEVIDEAIDKRCGLIISFHPIIFSGIKKLNGSDYVQRIVVKAIKNDIAIYSVHTNLDNSILGVNHKICKVLAIENTQILQPKNRVIKKLVTYVPLEYKQTLLEGLFQSGAGGIGNYENCSFSHEGKGTFKGNKNSNPTVGEKGLQHVEAETCVSVVFPKHIENKILKTLFELHPYEEVAYEVFTLDNYYQNIGMGMIGNLKFPMQENQFLDMLKKKLNVPCIRHSDFLNRKVQKIAVLGGSGSFAISRAKSLKADVFISSDIKYHNFFQAEKNILIVDVGHYESEQFTKDLIVDFLRQNFSTFATHISMERTNPVNYFI, from the coding sequence TTGAAAATAAAGCATATAGCAGAAAAAATAGAACAAGAGTTAGCTCCCATAGATTATTCAGAGGATTTCGACAATGTGGGGCTATTGGTAGGAGATGAAAACAAAGAGATAGATAACGTACTAGTCACCTTAGATACCACCGAAGAAGTTATAGATGAAGCCATAGATAAGCGGTGTGGATTAATTATATCATTTCATCCTATAATATTTTCTGGAATTAAAAAATTAAACGGCTCTGATTATGTGCAAAGGATCGTAGTAAAGGCCATTAAGAATGACATAGCCATTTACAGTGTACATACTAATTTAGACAATTCTATTTTAGGAGTTAACCATAAAATATGTAAGGTTTTAGCAATAGAGAACACTCAAATATTACAGCCAAAAAATAGAGTGATAAAAAAGCTAGTAACTTATGTGCCTTTAGAGTATAAGCAGACTTTATTAGAGGGCTTATTCCAATCTGGAGCAGGCGGTATAGGCAATTACGAAAATTGCAGTTTTTCCCATGAGGGTAAGGGAACATTTAAAGGCAATAAAAATAGCAATCCTACTGTAGGGGAAAAAGGCCTTCAACACGTTGAAGCAGAAACTTGTGTGAGCGTTGTATTTCCCAAGCATATTGAAAATAAGATTTTAAAAACACTTTTTGAGCTTCATCCCTACGAAGAGGTGGCCTATGAAGTATTCACTCTTGATAATTACTATCAAAATATAGGAATGGGCATGATTGGAAACTTGAAATTTCCAATGCAAGAGAATCAGTTTTTAGATATGTTGAAAAAAAAATTAAATGTCCCATGTATAAGGCACAGCGACTTTTTGAATAGAAAAGTGCAGAAGATAGCCGTATTAGGCGGTTCTGGAAGTTTTGCAATATCAAGAGCTAAAAGCTTAAAAGCTGATGTTTTTATATCATCGGATATTAAGTATCACAATTTTTTTCAAGCAGAAAAGAACATTTTAATAGTGGATGTAGGTCACTATGAGAGTGAGCAATTTACCAAAGATTTAATAGTTGATTTTCTTAGACAGAATTTTTCTACCTTCGCGACCCATATTTCTATGGAGAGGACAAATCCTGTTAATTACTTTATTTAA
- a CDS encoding Na+/H+ antiporter NhaC family protein: protein MATAVRVAIGFRHEISLDKIISDIEKSISSVSSTIIILFIIDSLSATWMISGIVPTMIYYSLRIINTQLFLVTSVIMCSLVSVFVGSWSSWTTISTIGLTMLGIGKVLIFPEEMTAGAVISGAYFGDKTPPRDYKFSFCRN from the coding sequence ATGGCTACAGCTGTAAGGGTAGCTATAGGATTCAGACATGAGATAAGTTTGGATAAGATAATTTCAGATATAGAAAAAAGTATATCCTCTGTCTCTAGTACCATCATAATTTTATTTATCATAGATTCTCTTTCTGCAACTTGGATGATAAGTGGAATAGTTCCTACTATGATTTATTACAGTCTAAGGATTATAAACACCCAATTGTTTCTAGTCACCTCTGTCATTATGTGTTCATTGGTGTCGGTATTCGTAGGGAGTTGGAGCTCATGGACTACTATTTCCACTATTGGGTTGACTATGTTGGGAATAGGGAAAGTCTTAATTTTCCCAGAAGAAATGACCGCTGGAGCTGTAATATCTGGAGCTTATTTTGGCGATAAGACGCCTCCCAGAGACTATAAATTTAGCTTCTGTCGTAACTAA
- the greA gene encoding transcription elongation factor GreA, whose translation MSKVSYYTKKGLEELKKELHRLKSVERLKISNQISEARDKGDLSENAEYDASKEAQGLLELRISKLEQTLSEARLIDESQLDNSKVLILSKVKVKNTNTDAVMDYVLVTEGEADISLGKISISSPIGKSLLGKQVGDKVDITVPNGIITLEIIQIDR comes from the coding sequence ATGTCAAAAGTTTCCTACTACACAAAAAAGGGATTGGAAGAATTAAAAAAAGAGTTACACAGGTTAAAGAGTGTAGAGCGTCTTAAAATATCCAATCAAATATCAGAGGCGAGGGACAAGGGTGATCTCTCAGAAAACGCTGAATACGACGCGAGCAAAGAAGCACAAGGCTTGTTGGAGTTAAGAATATCTAAACTAGAACAGACTCTTTCGGAAGCTAGATTAATAGATGAATCCCAATTAGATAATTCTAAAGTATTGATACTTTCTAAAGTAAAAGTAAAAAATACAAATACCGATGCAGTGATGGACTACGTTTTAGTTACCGAAGGCGAAGCAGATATATCTTTAGGAAAGATATCTATAAGCTCTCCAATAGGCAAGAGCCTTCTTGGGAAACAAGTCGGAGATAAGGTAGATATAACAGTCCCAAATGGAATTATTACTCTTGAAATTATTCAAATAGATAGATAA
- a CDS encoding SusC/RagA family TonB-linked outer membrane protein — MNSINKLLPIVIGIIFFQISHAQEMKISGTITSDDNGETLSAVSIKIKGKNFGTSSDFDGEYSIDANRGDVLEFSFIGMKTKYVKVEGSNRIDVIMNSDTQLLDDVVVTALGIKKEKKSLGYSVQKVSGDDVNVVKSGNITNSLSGKIAGVKINRTNNMGGSTNVIIRGNSSLSGDNQALFVVDGVPISNYSKNANTTKHTAIDYGNIASDINPEDIKSVEVLKGAAASVLYGSQAANGVIMITTKKGGDIGTKSANVIFKSSTSFGFLDQSTFPEYQKEYGGGSNGEDSWVDFPIGLNTVEKNAGVPFNTQASFGPKYSDKKKVYNWWAAYSESGKDKYRKKGVWKYAENDPLTYFETPVTLSNTISVSGSNESASYRLSYTNHNEKGSEPNGSINKDNFSLSSSYKFSNKLSSNVSVSNILQKAIGRSRMGRDDNNMTMFRQLWATNVDLKQQREAYEKNKKNISWNFILNGDKPHPSYWNNIYFERYENYPTDYRNRWLGNASLDYKFIDLKGLKVSGLVRASIDTYYMYYDMRIQKGSRSMQLAVINDLVTSGYYRADSHFKLFNHDAILNIDADINPDLSFVGLIGTTVKREHTSFTRAHTNGGLGIAGHYFLRNSMKSILPPKEYDTILGTNSLYSSASLDYKKYAYVDLSVRADQSSTLPQGSNLYVYPSMSTSVILTELIDIPHVSFGKLRVNVAQVGASAEFDKIVDTYMFEAENGGAVSGVHHTKKNPELKPESTTSYEVGLDLKLLDNKIGLDMAFYYNLTKDQISNVTTTSSTGYTSKMVNGGKLSNKGLEIALSSKDISLGLVSWNSSVNWSMNRSEVLSLAKGVKKEKLHKRKIGTNVSIHSTKGSPYGLIYGTDFEYHKSGAKIVDKTTGKYKVSESSSKVIGNQNPDWLLGFSNSFSYEGFVFSFLIDCQKGGDIFSVDMLYGLGNGLYKETSFTNENGKNIRDKVADGGGILNPGVYEDGTKNTTRMEVTQGSLGGSLPDKAFVYDASYIKLREMSISYDLPLGTEYFKKITLGLVGSNLWILYKNLPYADPEASMGAGNAQGFSVGSLPTFRELAVNIKLNF, encoded by the coding sequence ATGAATTCGATTAATAAGTTATTACCTATTGTAATAGGTATTATATTTTTTCAAATTTCTCACGCACAGGAAATGAAAATTTCAGGAACTATAACATCTGATGATAATGGTGAAACCCTCTCTGCAGTATCTATTAAGATAAAGGGAAAGAATTTTGGAACTTCTTCGGACTTTGATGGAGAATATTCCATAGATGCTAATAGGGGTGATGTTCTAGAGTTTTCTTTTATAGGAATGAAAACCAAGTATGTAAAAGTTGAAGGTTCTAATAGAATAGATGTTATTATGAATAGTGATACTCAATTATTAGATGATGTAGTAGTCACGGCTTTGGGTATAAAAAAAGAGAAGAAATCTCTTGGTTATTCTGTACAGAAGGTTTCTGGAGATGATGTTAATGTTGTTAAATCAGGCAATATTACTAATTCTCTTTCTGGTAAAATAGCTGGAGTCAAGATAAATAGGACTAACAATATGGGAGGTAGTACAAATGTTATCATAAGGGGTAATTCCTCTTTATCAGGAGATAATCAAGCTCTTTTTGTTGTAGATGGTGTCCCGATTTCAAATTATTCTAAAAACGCGAATACTACCAAGCATACTGCAATAGATTATGGCAACATAGCTTCAGATATCAACCCAGAGGACATAAAATCTGTGGAAGTGCTAAAAGGTGCTGCGGCTAGTGTTTTATATGGATCTCAAGCTGCTAATGGAGTTATAATGATTACCACAAAAAAAGGTGGAGATATAGGCACGAAATCTGCCAATGTGATTTTTAAATCTTCTACATCTTTTGGTTTTTTAGATCAAAGTACTTTTCCTGAGTATCAAAAAGAGTACGGAGGGGGTAGTAATGGAGAAGATAGTTGGGTGGATTTCCCTATCGGATTAAATACTGTAGAGAAAAACGCTGGTGTGCCATTTAACACTCAAGCTTCTTTTGGTCCTAAATATTCAGATAAAAAGAAAGTCTATAATTGGTGGGCTGCATATTCAGAATCTGGAAAAGACAAGTATAGAAAAAAAGGAGTTTGGAAGTATGCTGAAAATGATCCTTTGACTTATTTCGAAACTCCAGTAACCCTTTCGAATACTATTAGTGTTTCTGGTTCAAATGAAAGTGCTTCATACAGATTGTCTTATACTAATCACAACGAAAAAGGTTCAGAGCCTAATGGCTCTATAAATAAAGATAATTTTTCTCTTTCTTCTAGTTATAAGTTTTCAAATAAGTTGTCTTCTAATGTTTCGGTTAGTAATATACTTCAGAAGGCTATAGGTAGGAGTCGTATGGGGCGTGACGACAATAATATGACTATGTTTCGTCAATTGTGGGCTACCAATGTAGACTTAAAACAACAGAGGGAGGCTTATGAAAAAAACAAAAAGAATATTTCTTGGAATTTTATTTTAAATGGTGATAAGCCTCATCCTAGTTATTGGAACAACATATATTTTGAGAGGTATGAAAACTATCCTACAGATTACAGAAATAGATGGTTGGGGAATGCTTCTTTGGATTACAAGTTTATAGATTTAAAAGGTCTAAAAGTTTCTGGATTAGTTAGAGCCTCCATAGATACTTACTATATGTATTACGATATGAGGATTCAAAAAGGGAGTAGAAGTATGCAGTTGGCTGTTATTAACGATTTAGTTACATCTGGATATTATAGAGCAGATAGTCACTTTAAATTATTTAATCACGATGCTATTTTAAATATAGATGCTGATATAAATCCTGATCTCTCTTTTGTCGGTTTGATTGGAACAACTGTAAAGAGAGAACACACTTCTTTTACTAGAGCTCACACAAATGGTGGACTTGGTATAGCTGGACACTATTTTTTACGTAACTCTATGAAGTCTATCCTTCCTCCAAAGGAATACGATACTATATTGGGAACTAATTCTTTGTATTCTAGTGCTTCTTTAGACTACAAGAAGTACGCTTATGTAGATTTATCAGTTAGGGCAGATCAATCCTCTACTCTTCCCCAAGGCAGTAATTTATATGTATATCCTTCTATGTCTACCAGTGTTATATTAACGGAATTAATAGATATTCCTCATGTTTCATTTGGAAAACTTAGAGTTAATGTAGCTCAAGTGGGAGCTTCCGCTGAGTTTGATAAAATTGTAGACACCTATATGTTTGAAGCCGAAAATGGGGGGGCAGTATCTGGTGTTCATCACACTAAAAAGAATCCAGAATTAAAACCAGAGAGTACTACTTCTTATGAGGTGGGATTAGATCTTAAATTATTAGATAATAAGATAGGCTTAGATATGGCTTTCTATTATAATTTGACAAAGGATCAGATTAGTAATGTCACTACAACTTCGTCTACTGGTTATACCAGTAAAATGGTTAATGGTGGAAAACTCTCAAATAAAGGTTTAGAAATCGCTTTGAGTTCTAAGGACATTTCTTTAGGTCTTGTTTCATGGAACTCTTCTGTGAATTGGTCTATGAATAGAAGTGAAGTTCTGTCATTGGCAAAAGGAGTTAAGAAAGAGAAATTACACAAGAGAAAAATAGGAACCAATGTCTCTATACATTCTACTAAGGGATCTCCATATGGTCTTATATATGGTACTGACTTTGAGTATCACAAAAGCGGAGCTAAGATAGTAGACAAAACAACTGGTAAATACAAGGTTAGTGAGAGTTCTAGTAAAGTTATAGGTAACCAAAACCCAGATTGGTTATTAGGTTTTTCTAATAGTTTCTCTTACGAAGGTTTCGTTTTTTCTTTCTTGATTGATTGTCAAAAGGGTGGAGATATCTTTTCTGTAGATATGTTATATGGTTTAGGAAATGGTTTATACAAGGAGACATCATTTACAAATGAAAATGGAAAGAATATTAGAGATAAGGTAGCAGATGGTGGAGGTATTCTAAATCCCGGAGTTTATGAAGATGGAACTAAGAATACTACTAGGATGGAAGTTACACAGGGAAGTCTCGGAGGCTCACTGCCTGATAAAGCATTTGTGTATGACGCTTCTTATATAAAATTGAGAGAGATGTCTATATCTTATGATTTGCCTTTAGGTACTGAATATTTCAAAAAGATAACATTGGGGCTAGTGGGGTCTAACTTGTGGATATTATACAAGAACCTTCCTTATGCTGATCCAGAAGCTTCTATGGGAGCTGGTAATGCTCAAGGGTTTAGTGTGGGGTCATTGCCTACATTTAGAGAATTAGCTGTTAATATTAAACTTAATTTTTAA
- a CDS encoding transposase yields METPRQIILPVFRRGNSHSNKWYVSILKRIIIKIRERYPEMEIIIRSDSGFSCAPFYQLVDDFDLLYMTGIVSNEVLKRKVFRSKNVVKKMYLHHGEKHQHFMNFIYKAKSWHKPQQCYSKVESTGLGMNIRHFSSDLPQKDAREIYFDFYVKRGDSSENRIKEVKNMCFSDRLSNHSFLANFFRLMMSSLAYEMFLLLKQKIKKTRFEVAKKWLISSIRTYLLKVGATIKITKRRIYHQLSKSFVYKVYFGKLLPSSGCLFVK; encoded by the coding sequence ATGGAGACACCAAGACAGATTATTCTTCCTGTATTCCGTCGAGGAAACAGTCATTCTAATAAATGGTATGTGAGTATTTTAAAGCGAATAATTATCAAAATACGTGAGAGATACCCAGAGATGGAAATAATTATTAGAAGTGATAGCGGCTTTAGTTGCGCTCCTTTTTACCAATTAGTAGATGATTTTGATTTACTATATATGACAGGCATAGTGAGTAATGAAGTTTTAAAAAGAAAGGTATTTCGGTCAAAAAATGTTGTAAAAAAAATGTATCTACATCATGGAGAAAAGCACCAACATTTTATGAATTTCATTTACAAAGCCAAGAGTTGGCACAAGCCTCAACAGTGCTATTCTAAAGTTGAGAGTACAGGATTAGGTATGAACATAAGGCATTTTTCTAGTGATCTTCCCCAAAAGGATGCTAGAGAAATTTACTTTGACTTTTATGTTAAAAGAGGTGATTCAAGTGAAAATAGAATAAAAGAAGTTAAAAATATGTGTTTTTCTGATCGTTTGTCAAATCATAGTTTTCTTGCTAATTTTTTTCGACTTATGATGAGTAGTCTTGCCTATGAAATGTTTTTATTACTGAAACAGAAGATAAAGAAAACAAGATTTGAAGTAGCAAAAAAATGGTTAATCAGTTCAATTAGAACTTATCTTTTGAAGGTAGGAGCAACGATTAAAATTACCAAAAGGCGAATCTATCACCAGTTATCTAAATCTTTTGTTTACAAGGTTTATTTCGGGAAATTATTACCCAGTAGCGGTTGTTTATTTGTGAAATGA
- a CDS encoding Na+/H+ antiporter NhaC family protein encodes MESIGALDAITNAILRRIKNTPSLFAATTGTCLFLNITASDQYLSILISGKMYNNSFRERGLSSQKM; translated from the coding sequence ATGGAGAGCATAGGAGCATTGGATGCCATAACTAATGCTATTTTAAGAAGAATTAAAAATACTCCATCTCTTTTTGCTGCTACGACGGGGACCTGTCTGTTTTTAAATATCACAGCGTCAGATCAGTACTTATCTATATTGATATCTGGCAAGATGTATAACAATTCCTTCAGGGAAAGAGGGTTATCCTCTCAAAAAATGTGA
- the purB gene encoding adenylosuccinate lyase — protein sequence MDLTALNAISPIDGRYGLKTQKLRKYFSEEALIKYRVYVEIEYFIALTEIPLPQLKSFPNEKTGDIRSILDSFSIKDSKRIKEIEEITNHDVKAVEYFLKEKFDFLGLSDYKEFIHFGLTSQDINNTAIPLSIKRATEDVYLPLLNDLIETLKKISVDWKNVPMLAHTHGQPASPTVLGKEVSVFYVRLEEQLKLLRHIPYAAKFGGATGNMNAHRVAYPNYNWDNFADAFISQTLGLHRSKPTTQIEHYDHLAALLDNLKRINNIIIDLNRDIWTYISMGYFDQKVIKNEVGSSAMPHKINPIDFENSEGNLGIANAIFEHLSAKLPISRLQRDLTDSTVLRNVGVPFAHTIISILSSIKGLNKLLLNENKILLDLENNWMVITEAIQTILRRERYPNPYEELKKISRGQIISKESINSFIENLDVSDKVKEELKNISPINYTGIY from the coding sequence ATGGATTTAACAGCCCTTAATGCTATCTCCCCTATAGATGGTCGCTATGGATTAAAGACCCAAAAACTAAGAAAATATTTTTCCGAAGAAGCTCTAATAAAATATAGAGTGTATGTGGAAATAGAATATTTCATAGCTCTAACGGAGATACCTCTGCCTCAATTGAAGAGTTTTCCAAATGAAAAGACAGGCGATATAAGATCTATTTTGGATTCATTTTCTATTAAAGATTCAAAAAGGATAAAAGAGATAGAAGAGATTACTAATCACGATGTTAAAGCTGTAGAATATTTCTTAAAGGAAAAGTTCGATTTTTTAGGTCTGTCAGATTACAAGGAGTTTATACATTTTGGATTGACTTCTCAGGATATAAATAATACAGCTATTCCATTATCTATAAAGCGGGCTACAGAAGATGTGTACCTACCTCTTTTGAATGATTTGATAGAAACATTAAAAAAAATAAGTGTGGACTGGAAAAACGTTCCAATGTTAGCTCACACACATGGCCAACCAGCATCTCCTACTGTATTAGGTAAAGAGGTTTCGGTTTTTTACGTTCGTTTAGAAGAACAGTTAAAGTTATTAAGGCACATTCCCTATGCAGCTAAATTTGGTGGAGCTACTGGCAATATGAATGCTCATAGAGTAGCCTATCCAAATTACAACTGGGATAACTTTGCAGATGCCTTTATAAGCCAAACTCTAGGCTTGCACAGGTCTAAGCCGACTACTCAAATAGAACATTACGATCATCTAGCTGCCTTATTGGATAATTTAAAACGAATAAACAATATAATAATAGATTTAAACAGAGATATATGGACTTATATATCTATGGGTTATTTCGATCAAAAGGTCATTAAAAACGAAGTCGGTTCTTCTGCAATGCCTCATAAGATAAATCCTATTGACTTTGAAAATTCAGAAGGCAATTTAGGGATAGCAAATGCTATATTCGAACACTTATCAGCCAAATTGCCAATATCTAGATTGCAGAGAGATCTGACTGACTCTACTGTTCTTAGAAATGTGGGGGTCCCTTTTGCTCATACTATAATATCCATTTTATCTTCTATTAAAGGGTTAAACAAATTATTGTTAAACGAAAATAAAATACTTCTAGATTTAGAAAATAATTGGATGGTAATTACCGAAGCTATTCAAACTATTTTACGCAGAGAGAGATATCCTAATCCCTATGAAGAACTCAAAAAAATTAGTAGAGGACAAATTATAAGTAAAGAGAGTATAAATTCGTTCATAGAGAATTTAGATGTTTCAGATAAAGTAAAGGAGGAGCTAAAAAACATAAGTCCTATCAATTACACTGGCATCTATTAG
- a CDS encoding ComEA family DNA-binding protein, producing the protein MNDNLKRRYNNNLNKRQRSGIFIFILIIISIQYFLLFEDDIYSFIFTQKNLSQLLEYEKDMIYVEKKDELVKKKKSKFSKRRTKKNLREIRYREFNPNTINKKEWIELGFSNRQADAILKYKNTVKEFKSKEDLKKIFVISKDKYKKLKPYIKIERTPYTEKKKNINLANANDLKEIKGIGNVLSLRIIKFRDKLGGFANRDVLSRVYGLKDSVIELIEKKFTFDFEQIEKININKASLEQLNKLPILRFEQSKAIIQFRAEYREFQNVEELSKLEEFSTKDIKALKFYIST; encoded by the coding sequence ATGAATGATAATCTTAAGAGAAGATATAATAACAATCTCAATAAAAGACAGCGTTCTGGAATATTCATTTTCATACTTATCATAATTTCTATACAGTATTTCCTGTTGTTTGAAGATGATATCTATTCTTTTATTTTTACTCAAAAAAATCTATCTCAGTTATTGGAATACGAAAAGGATATGATATATGTAGAAAAAAAAGATGAACTTGTAAAAAAGAAAAAATCAAAGTTTTCAAAGAGGAGAACTAAGAAAAATCTAAGAGAGATACGTTACAGAGAATTCAATCCAAATACCATAAATAAAAAAGAATGGATAGAACTCGGTTTTAGCAATAGACAAGCCGATGCAATCCTGAAATACAAGAATACAGTAAAAGAATTCAAATCAAAAGAAGACTTGAAAAAAATATTTGTCATATCAAAAGACAAATACAAAAAACTAAAGCCTTATATCAAAATAGAAAGAACTCCTTACACGGAGAAAAAAAAGAACATAAATCTGGCTAATGCAAACGATCTTAAAGAGATAAAAGGTATAGGAAATGTCCTTTCGTTGAGGATAATAAAATTTAGGGACAAATTGGGAGGATTTGCCAACAGAGATGTTTTAAGTAGAGTTTATGGATTAAAAGATTCAGTTATAGAACTGATAGAGAAAAAATTCACTTTTGATTTTGAACAAATTGAAAAAATAAACATAAACAAAGCTAGTTTGGAACAACTAAATAAATTGCCCATTCTAAGATTTGAACAATCTAAAGCCATAATTCAATTTAGAGCGGAATACAGAGAATTCCAAAACGTAGAAGAATTGTCTAAATTAGAGGAATTTTCCACCAAAGATATAAAGGCGCTAAAATTCTATATATCAACCTGA
- a CDS encoding PorP/SprF family type IX secretion system membrane protein, whose translation MKKYLFIVAFCSCCTIICLGQQIPLFGSYQYNQFVYNPSLSGMTFPTISIAHRNQWIGITGAPETSLVSYDGTTNSKSIAYSFFLYRDQTGALSRYSGYANYAFKLQVSEDVKVSLGAAVGIISTDIDRSRLRILDVTDVNRSEDVPDIRGKTKFDFNIGINIDVYGLQIGFSVPQLFNTSVEYIIDGNTEQTAELNLTRHYTAHMYYRAKISEIENFGNIYIEPYAFVKHNIYDPVHYEGSLVLNVDKLMWLGGGYREPGNLAILSGINISQEISIGYTFEMPIVGKAVDSELGNSHQVTLAYKFSDAQPEMSEEEQMAIQEEEEEKLKEIDSIIMKRELELLAKLEAKIGLNTDSIAELRNRLENSKLQNIADSNNNSDNTKSKKSNGKEAKGKQKRSTVILEDRENEYAPNVDPNEHGYYLIVGVFNIKENAIRLNDMLKDKNFKVSYFYSRSLKRYYVFLRKYKDREKAEMMRSNGLNNTYPGELWVKEILE comes from the coding sequence ATGAAGAAATATTTATTTATAGTTGCGTTTTGTTCTTGCTGCACTATTATCTGTTTAGGGCAACAGATACCTTTGTTTGGATCATACCAATACAATCAATTTGTATACAACCCTTCGCTATCGGGGATGACCTTCCCTACTATCAGTATAGCCCACAGGAATCAGTGGATAGGTATTACTGGAGCGCCCGAAACATCTTTAGTTTCATATGATGGAACCACTAATAGTAAGAGTATTGCCTATTCATTTTTTTTATATAGGGATCAGACAGGCGCTTTGTCTAGGTATTCTGGATATGCTAATTACGCCTTTAAGCTACAAGTATCTGAAGATGTTAAAGTGTCTTTGGGAGCGGCTGTTGGAATTATAAGTACAGATATAGATAGGTCGAGGTTGAGAATACTTGATGTTACTGATGTAAATAGAAGTGAAGATGTCCCAGATATAAGAGGTAAAACTAAGTTTGATTTTAACATAGGAATAAATATCGATGTGTATGGTCTTCAAATAGGGTTTTCAGTTCCGCAGTTGTTTAATACTAGTGTAGAGTACATTATCGATGGTAATACAGAACAAACAGCTGAATTAAATTTAACTAGGCATTACACTGCACATATGTATTACAGGGCAAAAATATCAGAGATAGAGAACTTTGGAAACATATACATAGAACCTTATGCATTTGTCAAGCACAATATATACGATCCTGTGCATTACGAAGGGTCACTTGTGTTAAATGTTGATAAATTGATGTGGTTAGGGGGAGGATACAGGGAACCTGGAAATCTTGCTATATTGTCTGGGATAAATATTTCTCAAGAAATTTCTATAGGGTATACCTTTGAAATGCCTATTGTCGGAAAAGCAGTGGATTCAGAATTAGGTAATTCACATCAGGTTACACTAGCTTATAAATTCTCAGATGCCCAACCTGAAATGTCTGAAGAAGAACAAATGGCTATACAAGAAGAAGAAGAGGAAAAACTCAAGGAGATAGATTCCATCATAATGAAAAGAGAATTAGAACTCTTAGCGAAGTTGGAAGCGAAAATAGGTTTAAATACTGATAGTATAGCCGAATTGAGAAATAGATTAGAAAATAGCAAATTACAGAATATAGCAGATTCAAATAATAACTCTGATAATACAAAATCAAAAAAGTCTAATGGTAAAGAAGCAAAAGGCAAACAGAAACGATCCACTGTTATATTGGAAGATAGAGAAAATGAATACGCTCCTAATGTAGATCCTAATGAACATGGTTATTACCTTATCGTAGGTGTTTTTAATATCAAGGAAAATGCTATTAGACTCAATGATATGTTAAAAGATAAGAATTTTAAAGTATCTTATTTCTACAGTAGAAGTTTAAAGCGGTATTACGTCTTCTTGAGGAAATATAAGGATAGAGAGAAAGCAGAAATGATGAGAAGCAATGGCCTTAATAATACATATCCAGGAGAATTATGGGTAAAAGAAATACTCGAATAA
- a CDS encoding zinc ribbon domain-containing protein has translation MTKQITVEEKLRLLYDLQFIDSKIDSIKSLRGELPLEVKNLEDDIACFQTKIKKLQTSIEEIDLDISQKKQDIEAHRSMVKKYEQQQKGIRNNREYEALNKEIEFEFLEIELAEKKIKNNISNKEKAKEDIDLITDLLAKKNEEFEISKKELKTILKETEKEEKILNDKSEEFKKLLDDRLLTSYERIRSKVRNGLAVVSIERDAIEGSFFTIPPQRKIELAARKKMIIDEHSGRILVDPELAREETDKMNEILSSLQ, from the coding sequence ATGACAAAGCAGATTACAGTAGAAGAAAAACTACGATTACTTTATGACTTGCAATTTATAGACAGTAAAATAGATTCTATAAAGAGTTTAAGAGGGGAGCTTCCCTTGGAGGTTAAAAACTTGGAAGATGATATAGCATGTTTTCAAACTAAAATAAAAAAATTACAGACTTCCATAGAAGAGATAGACTTAGATATTAGTCAAAAGAAGCAAGATATTGAAGCCCATAGATCTATGGTAAAAAAATATGAGCAACAACAAAAAGGCATACGAAATAATAGGGAATATGAGGCTCTCAACAAAGAGATAGAATTTGAATTTCTAGAGATAGAGCTGGCAGAAAAAAAAATAAAAAATAATATCTCAAATAAGGAAAAAGCCAAAGAAGATATCGATTTGATAACTGATCTTTTGGCTAAAAAAAATGAAGAGTTCGAGATAAGTAAAAAGGAGTTAAAAACCATTTTAAAAGAGACTGAAAAAGAGGAAAAAATCCTCAATGATAAATCAGAAGAGTTTAAAAAATTATTAGACGATCGTCTATTGACCTCTTATGAGAGAATACGCAGCAAGGTAAGAAATGGCTTAGCGGTTGTCTCTATTGAAAGAGATGCTATAGAAGGATCATTTTTCACTATTCCTCCACAGAGAAAAATAGAATTAGCCGCTAGAAAAAAGATGATAATAGATGAACACAGTGGCAGGATTTTAGTGGATCCAGAATTGGCTAGAGAAGAGACAGATAAGATGAATGAAATACTTTCATCTCTACAATAA